The following are encoded together in the Carassius auratus strain Wakin chromosome 34, ASM336829v1, whole genome shotgun sequence genome:
- the LOC113052885 gene encoding protein TsetseEP-like translates to MMSYLWIFVLGSLIVTGVKMQDDGVEGTENGDPPADDLAPEDSAVPSEAPDAEEPAKEPPGETSPEDPAAEDPAPEETPEETPGETPEDPAEAAEDEAADTEDTDSESDAATEEAEETPAAEEEAAEEGAEEAEEAEAPEADEADATKTEADPPVEDPEEETKPGETLDDTETEEDSTAVPEEPVEPKVFVKDNAAGFDLSDAFEEEAQPEEPVKTEMGDADTHKPGQGRALSAGAVSEQNDSGSGSGTVAGVVCGIAVAAVGAITGYFTYQKKKLCFNVQRGDPESVKEENGTQNHEVLNTLLKSSEHTPAAGSDLP, encoded by the exons ATGATGTCATACTTGTGGATTTTCGTCCTTGGAAGTTTAATCGTGACTGGAGTGAAAATGCAAG ACGATGGAGTGGAAGGCACAGAGAATGGCG ATCCTCCGGCAGATGACCTCGCTCCAGAAGACTCAGCCGTTCCTTCTGAAG CTCCAGACGCTGAAGAGCCAGCTAAAGAACCCCCTGGAGAAACATCACCTGAAGATCCAGCAGCTGAAGATCCAGCACCTGAAGAAACACCTGAAGAAACACCTGGAGAAACCCCTGAAGATCCAGCGGAGGCGGCTGAGGATGAGGCAGCAG ATACCGAAGACACAGACTCAGAGTCAG ACGCTGCGACAGAAGAAGCTGAAGAGACACCAGCAG CTGAAGAGGAAGCTGCTGAAGAAGgagcagaagaagcagaagaagCAGAAGCTCCTGAAGCAG ATGAAGCCGATGCAACTAAAACAG AAGCCGATCCACCTGTTGAAGATCCTGAAGAAG AAACCAAGCCTGGAGAAACTTTAGATGATACAGAAACAGAAGAAG ACTCGACTGCTGTTCCAGAGGAACCCGTGGAACCCAAAGTGTTTGTGAAAG ATAATGCTGCAGGATTCGATCTCTCTGATGCGTTTG AAGAGGAAGCACAACCTGAGGAGCCAG TAAAGACTGAAATGGGAGATGCAGACACGCACAAGCCAGGTCAAGGCAGAG CTCTCAGCGCTGGAGCAGTTTCTGAGCAGAACG ACAGTGGATCTGGATCTGGTACGGTCGCTGGTGTTGTTTGTGGGATCGCAGTAGCAGCTGTTGGTGCCATAACGGGATACTTCACCTATCAGAAGAAGAAACTGTGCTTCAACGTCCAGAGAG GTGACCCTGAGAGCGTCAAAGAAGAGAACGGCACGCAGAACCACGAGG TTTTAAACACCCTCCTGAAGTCATCTGAACACACTCCTGCAGCCGGCAGTGACCTGCCATGA
- the LOC113052886 gene encoding nuclear factor 7, ovary-like gives MASSAEYDYNCPVCCDIFKTPVILSCSHSVCKECLQQFWRTKKTQECPVCRRRSSRDHPPTNLALQNLCESFLKERNESRSSGSEEICSLHSEKLKLFCLEDKQPVCVVCRDSEKHVSHTFRPISEVVPSYKEEINTALKSLQEKLKKREKIKGDFEKTVQHIKSQAEHTERQIKQQFEKLHQFLRDEEEATITALREEEEQKKQMMKEKLEEMNRHISALSHTIKDTEEMMKASDVCFLKEFPVTMERVQISSQPDPQTPSGALIHVPRYLGNLPFRVWKKMQDIVQNTPVILDPNTARPDLVLSDDLTSVRCSMNKQPLPDNPERFDSYECVLGSEGFNSGTHCWDVEVKKSPWWSLGVTTESNQRKGRVFFNTDVWSVQRGWSDQFGFPIKQKLERVRVDLDYDRGTVSFSDPVTNTHLHTFTTTFTHTLFPFFCTLSSLRILSFNSQ, from the exons ATGGCTTCATCAGCTGAATATGACTATAATTGTCCCGTGTGCTGTGATATCTTCAAGACTCCTGTTATTTTATCATGTAGTCACAGTGTCTGTAAAGAGTGTCTTCAACAGTTCTGGAGAACCAAGAAAACTCAGGAGTGTCCTGTCTGCAGGAGAAGATCCTCAAGAGACCATCCTCCAACTAATCTGGCATTACAAAACTTGTGTGAGTCGTTCCTGAAGGAGAGAAATGAGAGTCGTTCATCAGGATCTGAGGAGATCTGCAGTTTACACAGTGAGAAACTCAAACTcttctgtctggaggacaaaCAGCCGGTGTGTGTAGTGTGCAGAGATTCAGAGAAACACGTCAGTCACACATTCAGACCCATCAGTGAAGTTGTTCCTTCATATAAG GAGGAGATCAATACAGCACTGAAGTCCTTACAGGAGAAacttaaaaagagagaaaaaattaaAGGAGATTTTGAGAAAACAGTTCAACACATCAAG TCTCAAGCTGAGCACACAGAGCGTCAGATTAAACAGCAGTTTGAGAAGCTTCATCAGTTtctcagagatgaagaagaagctacaatcactgcactgagagaggaagaggagcagaagaagcagatgatgaaggagaagctggaggagatgaacagacacatctcagctctttcacacacaatcaAAGACACGGAGGAGATGATGAAAGCCAGTGACGTCTGCTTTCTGAAG gagtTTCCAGTCACGATGGAAAG AGTCCAGATCTCATCACAGCCGGATCCACAGACTCCTTCTGGAGCTTTGATTCATGTGCCGCGTTACTTGGGCAACCTGCCcttcagagtctggaagaagatgcAGGACATCGTCCAAAACA CTCCTGTGATTCTGGATCCAAACACTGCACGTCCAGATCTCGTCCTGTCTGATGATCTGACCAGTGTGAGATGCAGCATGAACAAACAACCTCTTCCTGataatccagagagatttgaCTCTTATGAGTGTGTTCTGGGTTCAGAGGGTTTTAACTCAGGAACACACTGCTGGGATGTGGAGGTTAAAAAGAGTCCATGGTGGAGTCTTGGAGTAACTACAGAATCAAACCAGAGGAAGGGACGTGTTTTCTTTAACACTGATGTCTGGAGTGTGCAGCGTGGATGGTCTGATCAGTTTGGTTTTCCTATTAAACAGAAACTTGAGCGTGTGAGAGTAGATCTGGACtatgacagaggaacagtgtcattctctgatcctgtaactaacacacatctacacacattcacaaccaccttcactcacacactctttccTTTCTTCTGTACTCTTTCCTCTCTGAGGATCTTATCGTTCAATAGTCAGTAA